In a single window of the Terriglobus roseus genome:
- the ispD gene encoding 2-C-methyl-D-erythritol 4-phosphate cytidylyltransferase: MVVHAILPAAGLGTRMAVPGVSAKQFLSLGGIPILIHSVRAFADKANVASVTLAVRASEAEHVAQQLTQYGLADKVRVVTGGETRQESVAAALRSLKAEAGDIVLVHDAVRPLIDGPTIERTIDAIAKHGAAIVGVGAVDTIKQVDRTADGAIITATIPRERIVQAQTPQGAVYADLVRAFDEAEADSFAGTDEASLLERAGITVAVVPGSPANLKITQPGDLELAEFYLRQRG, encoded by the coding sequence ATGGTCGTTCACGCAATTCTTCCGGCAGCCGGTCTCGGCACACGTATGGCAGTACCCGGTGTCAGCGCCAAACAGTTCCTTTCCCTGGGCGGTATTCCCATTCTGATTCACAGTGTTCGCGCCTTTGCCGACAAGGCAAACGTCGCATCGGTCACGCTTGCCGTGCGCGCCTCTGAGGCCGAACATGTCGCGCAGCAACTGACCCAGTACGGACTGGCGGACAAAGTGCGCGTCGTCACCGGCGGCGAGACCCGCCAGGAGTCCGTAGCCGCAGCGCTGCGCTCTCTGAAGGCCGAGGCAGGCGACATTGTCCTCGTCCACGACGCCGTCCGTCCTCTGATTGACGGGCCAACCATCGAGCGCACCATCGACGCCATTGCGAAGCACGGCGCGGCCATCGTTGGCGTGGGTGCGGTCGACACCATCAAGCAGGTTGATCGCACGGCCGACGGCGCGATCATCACCGCTACCATCCCGCGTGAGCGCATCGTGCAGGCGCAGACTCCGCAGGGTGCTGTGTACGCGGATTTGGTGCGAGCCTTTGACGAAGCAGAAGCGGACAGCTTCGCCGGCACCGACGAAGCCAGCCTGCTGGAACGCGCCGGGATCACCGTCGCCGTCGTCCCCGGCTCACCCGCGAACCTGAAGATCACCCAGCCCGGCGATCTGGAGCTTGCGGAGTTCTATCTGCGCCAGCGCGGATAG
- the ispF gene encoding 2-C-methyl-D-erythritol 2,4-cyclodiphosphate synthase: MGMRIGYGFDSHAFKPGVPLVIGGMKIEHSEGLAGHSDGDLLLHAITDALLGAVSAGDIGTFFPPSDMRWKNADSTIFLKTALEEIATAGYRIVNMDCVLILMRPKIVPIAGEMRARVAELLDISERDVSIKAKTPEGLNQDGTAVAHVTVLLESIDVPGEPKRMTATMEEPDEVDEMVRTLIDGEEPYSTARLGRKPAFDTDDLT, encoded by the coding sequence ATGGGTATGAGAATTGGGTACGGCTTTGATTCGCACGCGTTCAAGCCCGGCGTGCCGCTGGTGATTGGCGGCATGAAGATCGAGCACAGCGAAGGTCTGGCGGGCCACAGCGATGGCGACCTGCTGTTGCACGCCATCACCGACGCCTTGCTGGGCGCGGTGTCCGCGGGAGACATCGGCACGTTCTTCCCGCCAAGCGATATGCGGTGGAAGAACGCCGACTCGACGATCTTTCTGAAGACGGCGCTGGAAGAGATTGCGACGGCGGGCTACCGCATCGTCAACATGGACTGCGTGCTGATCCTGATGCGACCGAAGATCGTGCCCATTGCGGGCGAGATGCGTGCGCGCGTGGCGGAGCTGCTGGATATCTCAGAGCGTGATGTGAGCATCAAGGCGAAGACACCCGAAGGCCTGAACCAGGACGGCACTGCCGTAGCGCATGTGACGGTTCTGCTGGAATCGATTGACGTACCCGGCGAGCCCAAGCGGATGACCGCCACCATGGAAGAGCCGGACGAAGTGGACGAGATGGTGCGCACGCTGATTGACGGTGAGGAGCCCTACAGCACGGCGCGGCTCGGACGAAAGCCGGCTTTCGATACCGACGATCTGACATAG
- a CDS encoding PQQ-binding-like beta-propeller repeat protein: protein MLPLRRVFSAATALIIVLLLVSCSGSSPTTLPADFTLTATPSTVNLTAGSAGQVVTVNASAVNGFNGTIPITIGGLPTGVTASPSTLTLAAGAQATTTLTAASTATVGTASVTFTGSTGSLTHIATVTANISAPAVPVPDFTLTVSPAAITAVAGGTAGQVSVRADAVNGLTGTVAVAIVGVPAGVTASPTSLVLTPGTAQTVTFTASAAAVASNSNLTFTATSGSLSHTGTAALTVQSTLITVAPDVTTYHYNVRRDGVNAQETILTPANVNANTFGKLNFLTVDGKVDAEPLFLANLTVGGALHNTLFVATEHGSVYAFDADTGVVLWQKSVIPTGEVPSDDHGCNQITSEIGITSTPVIDRTYGAHGGLFTVSMSKETNGTYHQRLHALDITTGAEIAATPTEITATYPGAGPYSSGGVVTFNPGLYAERAALLLQNGSLVLAFTSHCDGGQYTGWMMAYNETTLQQTSVLNLTPNGSMGAIWMAGDGVAADASGNLYVLVGNGTFDTTLVNGFPQSGDYGNGMLKLSNTAGKLAITDYFEAYNTVANSNADLDLGSGGEVLFDATDAAATVHHLIVGAGKDRSIYVADRDNLGKFNPSNLAPDSNLYQQIDGQLTGGVFSTPVVFNGTLYYSASGDALKAFPLTNAKLATTPASRSAITYGFPGTTPAVSANGTANGIVWALQSATSGPNVLHAYDPTNLANEFYNSNQAAASRDAFGNGNKFITPLVVNGKVYVGTTNGVAVFGLLPK from the coding sequence ATGCTCCCCCTGCGTAGAGTGTTTTCTGCCGCGACCGCCCTGATCATCGTTCTTCTGCTGGTGTCGTGCAGCGGTTCGAGTCCGACAACACTCCCGGCGGACTTTACGCTGACCGCCACGCCTTCGACAGTGAACCTTACCGCAGGCAGTGCGGGGCAGGTTGTGACAGTCAATGCATCCGCTGTCAACGGCTTCAACGGCACGATACCCATCACGATCGGCGGCCTGCCGACGGGCGTTACCGCTTCGCCTTCGACACTTACGCTGGCGGCTGGAGCGCAGGCGACCACGACGCTGACCGCGGCGTCCACGGCGACCGTCGGCACCGCGTCCGTTACGTTCACCGGATCGACCGGATCGCTGACACACATCGCCACGGTGACCGCGAATATCTCTGCCCCTGCCGTACCGGTGCCGGACTTTACGCTGACAGTCTCTCCTGCTGCGATCACTGCAGTTGCAGGCGGCACGGCCGGCCAAGTAAGTGTTCGCGCAGACGCCGTGAATGGCCTGACGGGCACGGTTGCTGTTGCGATTGTGGGCGTACCGGCCGGCGTCACAGCAAGTCCAACGAGTCTGGTCCTGACGCCGGGCACAGCGCAGACAGTGACCTTCACCGCCAGTGCGGCGGCGGTTGCATCGAACTCCAACCTTACGTTCACGGCCACTTCAGGCAGCCTGAGCCACACCGGTACTGCGGCCCTGACCGTGCAAAGCACACTGATCACCGTGGCGCCCGATGTGACGACGTACCACTACAACGTGCGGCGCGATGGTGTAAATGCGCAGGAGACGATCCTGACGCCAGCGAACGTGAACGCAAACACCTTCGGCAAACTCAACTTCCTGACCGTAGACGGCAAGGTGGATGCAGAGCCGCTCTTCCTGGCGAATCTTACCGTGGGTGGTGCGCTGCACAACACGCTCTTCGTCGCGACGGAGCATGGCAGCGTCTATGCCTTCGACGCGGACACTGGAGTCGTGCTCTGGCAGAAGTCGGTGATTCCGACAGGAGAAGTGCCGAGCGACGATCATGGCTGCAACCAGATCACGTCGGAGATCGGAATCACTTCCACGCCTGTCATCGATCGCACCTACGGCGCGCATGGTGGTCTGTTCACCGTGAGCATGAGCAAGGAGACGAACGGCACGTATCACCAGCGGCTGCATGCGCTGGACATCACCACCGGCGCGGAGATCGCTGCGACACCGACGGAGATCACGGCGACGTATCCGGGAGCCGGGCCGTACTCTTCCGGCGGTGTCGTGACCTTTAACCCCGGGCTCTATGCGGAACGTGCCGCGCTGTTGCTGCAGAATGGCAGCCTGGTGCTGGCGTTCACCTCACACTGCGACGGTGGCCAGTACACGGGCTGGATGATGGCCTACAACGAGACCACTTTGCAACAGACTTCCGTGCTGAACCTGACGCCGAACGGCAGCATGGGTGCCATCTGGATGGCAGGTGATGGAGTCGCGGCGGACGCGAGCGGCAACCTGTATGTGCTTGTCGGCAACGGCACCTTCGATACCACACTGGTCAATGGCTTTCCGCAGTCGGGCGACTATGGCAACGGCATGCTGAAGCTAAGCAACACCGCGGGCAAGCTGGCCATCACCGACTACTTCGAGGCGTACAACACAGTCGCCAACTCGAACGCTGATCTTGACCTGGGATCAGGCGGTGAGGTGCTCTTCGATGCGACGGACGCGGCAGCCACGGTGCATCACCTGATCGTTGGCGCGGGCAAAGACAGGAGCATCTACGTGGCCGACCGCGACAACCTGGGCAAGTTCAATCCATCGAACCTGGCACCCGACAGCAACCTGTATCAGCAGATCGATGGGCAGTTGACGGGTGGTGTCTTCTCGACGCCGGTGGTCTTCAATGGGACGCTGTACTACAGCGCGTCCGGTGATGCCTTGAAGGCCTTTCCGCTGACCAATGCGAAGCTAGCGACGACACCTGCAAGCAGATCCGCCATAACCTACGGCTTCCCCGGCACAACGCCGGCGGTAAGCGCGAACGGGACGGCTAACGGCATCGTGTGGGCGCTGCAATCCGCTACCAGCGGGCCAAACGTTCTGCATGCCTACGATCCGACGAACCTGGCGAATGAGTTCTACAACAGCAACCAGGCAGCGGCGAGCCGCGATGCCTTCGGCAACGGCAACAAATTCATCACGCCGCTGGTGGTGAATGGCAAGGTCTACGTCGGTACGACGAATGGCGTGGCAGTCTTCGGTCTGCTGCCGAAGTAA
- a CDS encoding DinB family protein yields MNRFIAALTTAALCTGIAVAQAPPAGGPPPPPPPEKGSVPAMISEAVANYTQIKTIILASAEKMPAENYSFKPTPEIRSYGELFTHVAQTQNALCAAPGSGRPAPVTATAKDAILTALKASFDLCDAAYAKVTADNATEISGAGFMRGSKLGMIGKNVAHDNEMYGQMVVYMRMKGIVPPSTALRGRM; encoded by the coding sequence ATGAATCGTTTCATAGCAGCACTGACTACAGCAGCACTTTGTACGGGCATAGCCGTTGCGCAGGCACCTCCCGCTGGCGGCCCGCCGCCACCACCTCCGCCTGAGAAGGGTTCCGTCCCGGCCATGATCTCGGAGGCCGTCGCGAACTATACCCAGATCAAGACCATCATCCTGGCCTCTGCCGAGAAGATGCCGGCGGAGAACTACAGCTTCAAACCCACGCCCGAAATCCGCAGCTATGGCGAACTCTTCACACACGTGGCCCAGACGCAGAACGCGCTCTGCGCCGCTCCCGGCTCGGGCCGCCCTGCGCCGGTAACCGCGACGGCCAAGGATGCCATCCTCACCGCTCTGAAGGCTTCCTTCGACCTGTGCGACGCGGCCTATGCCAAGGTAACGGCGGACAACGCCACGGAGATCAGCGGTGCCGGCTTCATGCGCGGATCCAAGCTTGGCATGATCGGCAAGAACGTGGCGCACGACAACGAAATGTACGGCCAGATGGTCGTCTACATGCGGATGAAGGGTATCGTTCCACCCTCCACCGCCTTGCGCGGCCGCATGTAA
- the gltX gene encoding glutamate--tRNA ligase gives MSSEITSISSKATAPVRVRIAPSPTGDPHVGTAYIGLLNYVFAKQRGGKFVLRIEDTDRTRFVASSEQMIFDALRWVGLQWDEGPDVGGPHGPYRQSERTEIYREYCQILIDNGSAYRAFETAEELDAERKAQMAAKQAPKYAGPSRNYTPEQAAALMAEGRPYTIRLRVPDGDKGPGVASTTFRDELRGDITFDHNNVDDQVLLKSDGFPTYHLANVVDDHLMQITDVIRAEEWISSTPKHVLLYRAFGWDLPRFWHMPLLRNTDKSKISKRKNPVSLIYYRQAGFLPQAMLNFLGLMGGGMAQPTEQEIVNKGLDMKLADVFSLEEMKERFDFARISLGGPVFDLVKLKWMNGEYLRKQTPDEFFAALRQTIFSDEYLRAIAPLVQTRIETLGQFGDMTGFFFSDDVMPPQDVFVPKKRTVEDTLAFATDMLATLEASDWIAESIDAALRELLTAKEWSVKEGYMLLRAILTGKTASPPLLESLVVFGKARSLDRVRRFLDAQKKIVALAGRGK, from the coding sequence ATGAGTTCAGAGATCACAAGCATCAGCAGCAAGGCGACGGCGCCTGTCCGCGTCCGTATCGCACCCTCGCCCACCGGTGACCCGCACGTTGGCACGGCCTACATTGGCCTGCTGAACTACGTCTTTGCGAAGCAGCGTGGGGGCAAGTTCGTCCTGCGCATCGAAGATACGGACCGCACGCGCTTCGTCGCCTCGTCGGAACAGATGATCTTCGACGCTTTGCGCTGGGTGGGGCTGCAGTGGGACGAGGGCCCGGATGTCGGCGGACCGCACGGCCCGTATCGCCAGAGCGAGCGCACCGAAATCTATCGTGAGTACTGCCAGATCCTGATCGACAACGGCAGCGCCTACCGCGCCTTTGAGACGGCCGAGGAACTGGACGCCGAGCGCAAGGCGCAGATGGCCGCCAAGCAGGCACCCAAGTACGCTGGGCCGTCGCGCAACTACACGCCGGAGCAGGCGGCAGCCTTGATGGCCGAGGGCAGGCCCTACACGATCCGCCTGCGCGTGCCCGATGGCGACAAGGGGCCGGGCGTCGCCTCGACCACCTTCCGCGATGAACTGCGCGGCGACATCACGTTTGACCATAACAACGTGGACGACCAGGTGCTGCTGAAGTCCGACGGCTTCCCCACCTATCACCTGGCGAACGTCGTCGATGACCACCTGATGCAGATCACCGACGTGATCCGCGCCGAGGAGTGGATCAGCTCCACGCCGAAGCACGTGCTGCTGTACCGCGCCTTCGGCTGGGATCTCCCGCGCTTCTGGCACATGCCGCTGCTGCGCAACACGGATAAAAGCAAGATCAGCAAGCGTAAGAATCCGGTGTCGTTGATTTATTACCGCCAGGCGGGCTTTCTGCCGCAGGCGATGCTGAACTTCCTGGGCCTGATGGGCGGCGGCATGGCGCAGCCGACCGAACAGGAGATCGTCAACAAGGGCCTGGATATGAAGCTGGCCGACGTCTTCTCGCTTGAGGAGATGAAGGAGCGCTTCGACTTTGCGCGCATCTCGCTGGGCGGGCCGGTCTTCGACCTGGTGAAGCTGAAGTGGATGAACGGCGAATACCTGCGCAAGCAGACGCCGGACGAGTTCTTCGCGGCACTGCGGCAGACGATTTTCAGCGATGAGTACCTGCGCGCGATTGCGCCGCTGGTGCAGACGCGCATTGAGACGCTGGGGCAGTTCGGCGATATGACGGGCTTCTTCTTCTCAGACGATGTCATGCCGCCGCAGGACGTCTTCGTTCCGAAGAAGCGCACCGTGGAAGATACGCTGGCCTTTGCCACCGACATGCTGGCGACGCTGGAGGCGAGCGACTGGATCGCGGAGTCGATCGATGCGGCTCTGCGCGAACTGCTGACGGCAAAGGAGTGGAGCGTCAAGGAAGGCTACATGCTGCTGCGCGCCATCCTGACGGGCAAGACCGCTTCGCCGCCGCTGCTGGAGTCGCTGGTCGTCTTCGGCAAAGCACGCTCGCTGGACCGCGTACGCCGGTTCCTGGATGCGCAGAAGAAGATCGTCGCGCTCGCAGGACGAGGCAAGTAA
- the lptE gene encoding LPS assembly lipoprotein LptE, with amino-acid sequence MLGIAIGLTGCGYHTAGAAAHVPANVRTMAIPVFKTNVQQFHTEVALTDATIREMNTRTRYRVIHSDDTDASDAMLTGTVLTENIAPLTYDPSTGSTSSYLVQITAKIVLTARDGRVLYRNDRLSFREQYQSTQDLSAFIQEDGAAVQRLSKDLASEIVADVLNSF; translated from the coding sequence ATGCTCGGCATAGCGATTGGCCTGACGGGCTGCGGCTACCATACGGCCGGCGCCGCGGCCCACGTGCCCGCGAATGTCCGCACCATGGCCATCCCCGTCTTTAAGACAAACGTGCAGCAGTTCCACACGGAGGTCGCGCTGACAGACGCGACCATCCGCGAGATGAACACACGCACGCGTTATCGCGTCATACACTCTGACGATACGGACGCGAGCGATGCCATGCTGACCGGCACTGTGCTGACGGAGAATATCGCACCGCTGACCTACGATCCCAGCACGGGCTCGACCTCGTCGTACCTGGTGCAGATCACCGCGAAGATTGTGCTGACTGCCCGTGATGGACGTGTGCTGTACCGCAATGACAGGCTGAGCTTTCGCGAGCAATACCAGTCGACGCAGGACCTGAGCGCGTTCATCCAGGAAGACGGCGCGGCGGTGCAGAGACTGTCAAAGGACCTGGCCAGCGAGATCGTCGCGGACGTCCTGAATAGTTTTTGA
- the holA gene encoding DNA polymerase III subunit delta, whose amino-acid sequence MPPLRSFASTDRFLAQLGTAEMRPGYVLLGDETFLYERARKGVLEKLVPSDLRDFCLHDLELGSETSIFEALDLAQTPSLMAPFQVIFVRGLKTLYGRGAKKDEFAALERYFRSPNPQALLIFVADHLSLPTDLRRMEREDKDRYDRIRETLGEWCGTVELQKVEEGDAARWVIGTADDRGVKCDPEAARELVDSLAVDMMLISSELEKLLLYVSAPVRDNQLETSGITVGRVTLGDVETMVLAAKQRSLYELTDALSQRDRLRALSLLHGLLHASDGGEDSAIGHLYMLARTYRQMLIIHEKNVRDSRAIWQVLWQGFRMPPFAADVLIQQARRYKTRREISRALRLIARADLELRSGPVDKTLVLERLVLALAAEPHVNAYGESPQFALEM is encoded by the coding sequence GTGCCGCCACTTCGCTCCTTCGCTTCGACAGACCGCTTCCTTGCTCAGCTTGGCACCGCCGAGATGCGGCCGGGCTACGTTCTGCTGGGCGACGAGACGTTCCTGTACGAACGCGCACGCAAGGGCGTACTGGAGAAGCTGGTCCCCAGCGACCTGCGCGACTTTTGCCTGCATGACCTGGAGCTTGGCAGCGAGACGAGCATCTTCGAAGCGCTGGACCTGGCGCAGACACCGTCGCTGATGGCTCCCTTTCAGGTGATCTTTGTGCGCGGCCTGAAGACGCTTTACGGCCGCGGTGCGAAGAAGGATGAGTTCGCGGCGCTGGAGCGCTACTTCCGTTCGCCCAACCCTCAGGCACTGCTGATTTTTGTGGCCGATCACCTAAGCCTGCCCACTGACCTTCGCCGCATGGAGCGCGAGGACAAGGACCGCTACGACCGCATCCGCGAGACGCTTGGCGAGTGGTGCGGCACCGTGGAACTGCAGAAGGTGGAAGAGGGCGACGCGGCACGATGGGTCATTGGCACTGCGGATGACCGTGGCGTGAAGTGTGATCCCGAAGCTGCTCGCGAACTGGTGGACTCCCTCGCCGTGGACATGATGTTGATCAGCAGCGAATTGGAGAAGCTGTTGCTGTACGTCAGCGCACCGGTTCGCGATAACCAGTTGGAGACATCCGGCATCACTGTGGGTCGCGTCACTCTGGGCGATGTCGAGACGATGGTGCTGGCAGCCAAGCAGCGCTCGCTGTACGAACTGACCGATGCGCTTTCGCAGCGGGATCGGCTACGTGCGCTTTCCTTGCTGCATGGGCTGTTGCATGCGAGCGATGGTGGTGAGGATTCGGCCATTGGGCACCTGTACATGCTGGCGCGCACGTATCGACAGATGCTGATCATCCACGAGAAGAATGTGCGGGACTCCCGCGCGATCTGGCAGGTGCTCTGGCAGGGATTCCGTATGCCTCCCTTTGCTGCAGATGTGCTGATCCAGCAGGCACGCCGCTACAAGACACGCCGCGAAATTAGTCGTGCTCTGCGACTGATTGCACGCGCCGATCTTGAGCTGCGCAGCGGGCCGGTGGACAAGACGCTGGTCTTGGAACGATTGGTGCTGGCCCTGGCAGCGGAGCCGCACGTCAATGCCTATGGCGAATCCCCGCAGTTCGCACTGGAGATGTAA
- a CDS encoding HAD family hydrolase: protein MQDGKAHELPIVLEAGSFDAILFDCDGTLVESAPAWHLAISNALHPHSEPMPRDWYFERLGLSPADLMDDYETVFGNLNITREEFFHRCTTGYAEAAHALEEVTIVADVARAWHGRVPLVVVSNAQRIAVRGALTATGLLPLFDGIVSIEDVKRGKPEPDIYLKAAEQHGVAAARCVVLEDSHEGLTAARRANMQAVDIREYWTPRWKR, encoded by the coding sequence ATGCAGGACGGTAAGGCGCACGAACTTCCCATCGTGCTGGAAGCGGGTTCTTTCGATGCCATTCTGTTCGACTGTGATGGCACCCTGGTCGAGTCCGCACCTGCCTGGCACCTTGCCATCAGCAACGCGCTCCATCCACACTCGGAGCCCATGCCCCGCGATTGGTACTTCGAGCGGCTGGGACTTTCGCCCGCGGACCTGATGGACGACTACGAAACCGTCTTCGGCAACCTGAACATCACGCGGGAAGAGTTCTTTCACCGCTGCACGACCGGCTACGCAGAGGCTGCTCACGCCCTGGAAGAGGTCACTATCGTTGCCGATGTGGCTCGCGCCTGGCACGGTCGGGTACCGCTCGTCGTGGTCTCGAATGCACAGCGCATAGCGGTACGGGGAGCACTTACGGCCACGGGTCTGCTGCCACTGTTCGATGGGATCGTCTCGATTGAGGACGTGAAACGCGGCAAGCCGGAGCCGGATATCTACCTGAAGGCAGCGGAACAGCATGGCGTTGCCGCGGCGCGATGCGTGGTGCTCGAAGACTCGCACGAAGGCCTTACGGCTGCGCGCCGCGCCAACATGCAGGCAGTGGATATCCGCGAGTACTGGACACCGCGCTGGAAGCGTTAA
- a CDS encoding Fpg/Nei family DNA glycosylase, giving the protein MPEGDTIYRSARALAKVLTGKHVTKFDTGYAHLATVNDDRPVAGRIIEKVEANGKWLLMHFSGDLILVTHMLMSGSWHIYKTGEKWWSPRKAMRALIEVDGWQAVAFNVPVAEFHTAASLARKSSVPKLGPDILSDSYTADVGYEALRARAASHPDDEIANVLLNQRVIAGLGNVYKSEVAFAARVHPFRHMSTISTDEMRQMADVSQRYMKANVLDGSGDGIITYSGNRRTTHSANREERLWVYGRRGKECRRCGGIIEYRKQGPGARSTYWCPECQPWVGEGEAVKGRDTPIRRTRMSC; this is encoded by the coding sequence ATGCCTGAGGGAGACACCATCTATCGCTCTGCCCGCGCACTCGCAAAGGTGCTAACAGGCAAGCACGTCACAAAATTCGACACAGGCTACGCGCACCTCGCAACCGTCAACGACGACCGCCCCGTAGCAGGCCGCATCATCGAGAAGGTCGAAGCCAACGGTAAGTGGCTCCTGATGCACTTCTCGGGCGATCTGATCCTCGTCACCCACATGCTCATGAGCGGCTCATGGCACATCTACAAGACGGGCGAAAAGTGGTGGTCACCACGCAAAGCCATGCGCGCTCTGATTGAAGTCGATGGCTGGCAGGCCGTCGCCTTCAACGTACCCGTCGCGGAGTTCCACACGGCAGCATCGCTCGCACGCAAGAGCAGCGTGCCGAAGCTCGGGCCGGACATTCTCTCCGACTCCTACACCGCGGACGTGGGTTACGAAGCTCTCCGCGCACGTGCCGCCTCACACCCTGACGATGAGATCGCGAACGTCCTGCTCAACCAGCGCGTAATCGCCGGCCTCGGCAATGTGTACAAGAGCGAGGTCGCCTTCGCCGCGCGCGTCCATCCCTTCCGGCACATGAGCACCATCTCCACGGACGAGATGCGGCAGATGGCCGATGTCTCCCAGCGCTACATGAAGGCCAACGTGCTCGACGGCAGTGGCGACGGCATCATCACCTACAGCGGCAATCGACGCACTACCCACTCCGCCAATCGCGAGGAGCGTCTGTGGGTCTACGGGCGTCGCGGCAAAGAATGCCGTCGCTGCGGAGGCATCATCGAATACCGCAAACAGGGCCCCGGCGCACGCAGCACCTACTGGTGCCCGGAGTGTCAGCCGTGGGTGGGAGAAGGCGAAGCAGTGAAGGGAAGAGACACACCCATCCGGCGCACACGCATGAGCTGCTAG